A window from Leuconostoc mesenteroides subsp. mesenteroides encodes these proteins:
- a CDS encoding DUF4422 domain-containing protein, translating into MTLYIATHKPYIMPEDSGYQPIFVGAAQHDHIPEGYQSDAVGQNISTKNPNFNELTAIYWIRHNTDTPVVGLLHYRRYLGKKKGHNLSAILTDSQTQELLKEADIILPQKRNYYIENQRDHYLHAHTAEPYNIMKEIIATDYPEYLPAFEKMEQSTSAHLFNMFIMPRRYFNEYTDFIFEVLGKVEAKVDVEKLEGQEKRVYGFLSERLMDTWVNTKNLTVAECPVIELERTNWLDKGYNFLKRKFFPNTNKKVHF; encoded by the coding sequence GTGACTTTATACATTGCAACACACAAACCTTATATCATGCCAGAAGATAGTGGCTACCAACCAATATTTGTAGGGGCAGCACAACATGATCATATACCGGAGGGGTATCAATCTGATGCTGTTGGACAAAATATTTCAACTAAAAATCCTAACTTTAATGAACTAACCGCAATTTATTGGATTCGCCACAACACAGACACACCGGTCGTGGGGTTACTGCATTATCGTCGTTATTTGGGTAAAAAAAAGGGTCACAATTTATCGGCAATTCTAACTGATTCACAAACTCAGGAGTTACTGAAAGAGGCTGACATCATTTTGCCTCAAAAACGAAATTACTATATTGAAAATCAACGGGATCATTACTTACACGCACACACAGCCGAACCTTATAATATAATGAAAGAAATTATTGCTACGGACTATCCAGAGTACTTACCTGCTTTTGAAAAAATGGAACAGTCGACATCGGCACATCTTTTTAACATGTTTATCATGCCACGTAGGTATTTCAATGAGTACACAGATTTCATTTTTGAAGTGCTTGGTAAAGTGGAAGCAAAGGTAGATGTAGAGAAGCTTGAAGGTCAGGAGAAACGTGTATATGGGTTCCTAAGTGAACGATTAATGGATACCTGGGTTAACACGAAAAATCTCACTGTAGCAGAGTGCCCAGTAATAGAATTAGAGCGCACAAACTGGTTAGATAAAGGGTATAATTTTCTTAAAAGAAAGTTTTTCCCAAATACAAATAAAAAGGTACATTTCTAA
- a CDS encoding capsular biosynthesis protein, whose product MSFSLIDLVKRLLKNSWWILILGIVVGASLYTYAKHSVLTAYTAERYVIVAKDNTGVKDPNSRVQADQMLINTYKKIASDPSVVDQARKLSTVSVTKKEIVNAITVSQPDQTLMMRFSASAATAKKSVAIANAYAKAFSIEGSKLYPDMAKPLLLSSAKKADVLSGTVYSPKKLAVFGFAFGITLGAFIVMLTGIFQNYKRMMTKTTK is encoded by the coding sequence ATGAGTTTTTCGTTGATAGATTTAGTTAAACGACTGTTGAAAAACAGTTGGTGGATTCTTATTTTAGGAATTGTTGTGGGAGCATCTCTCTATACATATGCAAAGCATTCTGTGCTGACAGCATACACGGCTGAACGATATGTTATTGTTGCAAAAGACAATACGGGAGTTAAGGATCCAAATTCTCGAGTGCAAGCCGATCAAATGTTAATTAACACATATAAAAAAATTGCTAGTGATCCATCGGTCGTTGATCAAGCAAGAAAACTATCCACAGTGTCTGTCACAAAAAAAGAAATTGTAAATGCGATTACAGTTTCACAACCAGACCAAACGTTGATGATGCGGTTTAGTGCTTCTGCTGCAACTGCCAAAAAGTCGGTTGCAATTGCAAACGCTTATGCTAAAGCATTTTCAATCGAGGGAAGCAAATTATATCCTGATATGGCTAAGCCATTATTGTTATCATCTGCTAAAAAAGCTGATGTCCTCTCAGGCACAGTTTATAGCCCTAAAAAGTTAGCCGTATTTGGGTTTGCCTTTGGTATTACCTTAGGCGCATTTATTGTAATGCTTACTGGTATTTTTCAAAATTATAAGCGAATGATGACTAAGACAACAAAGTGA
- a CDS encoding sugar transferase produces MKRKLGYLTAKRGLDISVSLAAMFLLSPLFAIIALIIIKDKKTSKIIYSQERVGQYGKRFKIYKFQSMVDDADKILKQDADLYAKFVASGYKLPTAEDPRITKFGAFLRKTSLDELPQFWNTLTGTMSIIGPRPVVEDELVEYGEDIDKFLSVKPGVFGLWQASGRSNIEYPERAQMELDYVDRANLRFDFYILFKTVIAIFKRDGAF; encoded by the coding sequence TTGAAACGCAAACTAGGTTATTTAACCGCAAAACGGGGTTTAGATATTAGCGTATCTTTGGCGGCGATGTTTCTATTGTCACCACTGTTTGCTATTATTGCCTTAATTATTATTAAAGATAAGAAAACAAGTAAAATTATTTATTCACAAGAGCGAGTTGGTCAATATGGAAAACGTTTTAAAATATATAAATTCCAATCCATGGTTGACGATGCTGACAAAATATTAAAACAAGATGCTGATCTGTATGCTAAGTTTGTGGCTAGTGGTTATAAGCTACCTACAGCGGAGGACCCACGAATCACTAAATTTGGTGCATTCTTGCGTAAAACATCTCTAGATGAATTACCACAGTTTTGGAATACATTGACTGGAACGATGAGTATTATCGGGCCAAGACCAGTTGTAGAAGATGAGTTAGTCGAATATGGTGAAGATATTGATAAGTTTTTATCAGTAAAACCTGGTGTATTTGGCTTGTGGCAGGCTAGTGGTCGCAGTAACATTGAGTATCCAGAACGAGCACAAATGGAATTAGACTATGTTGATCGTGCTAATTTGCGATTTGATTTTTATATTTTGTTCAAAACAGTAATTGCGATATTTAAGCGCGACGGTGCATTTTAA
- a CDS encoding oligosaccharide flippase family protein produces the protein MQVAKNYLYTAAYQLLNIIAPLITMPYLARVLGRNGVGIASWTNSFVTYFLLIASLGIVTYGSREIAYVKENAQARQQKFWEIQIIHTIAGIFSLALYFLFLKYGVQLNSSIEDNQIYLILQTWVIISGILDISWYFMGMEDFKKTVLRNALVKIAMTVLIFVLVKTPNDIGNYILLLGLSQVFGNLSMWFYLFKKISLPNWQQLNLKEHVKPIFMMFLPTIATQVYLQLNKTMLPFFTNSTDSAGFYDNADRIIKVSLALVTSVGTVMLPRMSAQFAKGQFDKMKQNITQSMDFVSALSVPMAFGMSAIAPTAIIWFLGEQFKVVGQVIVLLSPIIIFIGWSTVIGTQYLVPTKRLNEFTLSVTFGALANVLLNFWLIYVAGVNGAAVATTISEFLVIGYQLYVTRNDMNIWHHFSGMWRYIIAGLGMYVSVTTISQYLEINIKSTAIELVLGVFMYVLILIILRAPILKKIPVLNKIAK, from the coding sequence ATGCAAGTTGCAAAAAACTATTTATATACTGCGGCATATCAGTTACTCAATATTATTGCACCATTAATAACTATGCCATACTTAGCGCGAGTTCTTGGTCGAAACGGTGTCGGTATTGCAAGCTGGACTAATTCATTTGTAACCTATTTCTTGTTGATTGCAAGCCTTGGCATAGTGACATATGGTAGCCGAGAAATTGCTTATGTAAAAGAAAATGCGCAAGCAAGACAGCAAAAATTTTGGGAAATCCAAATTATTCATACAATTGCGGGGATTTTTTCCTTAGCACTATACTTTTTATTTTTGAAATATGGTGTGCAATTAAATAGCAGTATTGAAGATAATCAAATTTATTTAATTCTTCAAACGTGGGTCATTATTTCTGGTATTCTTGATATTTCTTGGTACTTTATGGGTATGGAGGATTTTAAGAAAACGGTCCTAAGAAATGCTCTCGTTAAAATTGCAATGACAGTGTTGATATTTGTTTTAGTGAAAACACCAAATGATATTGGCAACTATATTTTGTTACTCGGGCTGTCACAAGTTTTTGGTAATTTATCAATGTGGTTTTATTTATTTAAAAAAATCTCACTACCAAACTGGCAACAACTTAACTTAAAAGAACACGTGAAACCAATCTTTATGATGTTTTTACCAACTATTGCGACGCAAGTCTATTTACAGTTGAATAAAACAATGTTGCCGTTCTTTACTAATTCAACAGATTCGGCCGGATTCTATGATAATGCTGATCGAATTATAAAAGTCTCGCTGGCACTGGTTACATCTGTTGGAACTGTCATGCTACCTCGAATGTCTGCCCAGTTTGCTAAAGGGCAATTTGACAAAATGAAGCAGAATATTACACAATCGATGGATTTTGTATCAGCACTATCAGTTCCTATGGCTTTTGGAATGTCTGCCATTGCGCCTACAGCCATCATTTGGTTTCTAGGAGAGCAATTTAAAGTAGTTGGTCAAGTTATTGTTCTTCTATCCCCAATCATTATTTTCATTGGCTGGAGTACGGTTATCGGCACGCAGTATCTGGTGCCAACTAAACGTTTAAATGAATTTACACTATCGGTCACTTTTGGTGCATTAGCCAATGTGCTACTTAATTTTTGGTTAATTTATGTCGCAGGAGTGAACGGCGCTGCGGTGGCTACGACCATATCAGAGTTCTTGGTGATTGGTTATCAGCTATACGTGACACGTAACGACATGAATATTTGGCATCATTTTTCTGGAATGTGGCGTTATATCATTGCAGGATTGGGTATGTATGTTTCGGTTACGACGATTAGTCAATATCTAGAAATCAACATCAAAAGTACAGCAATAGAATTGGTACTAGGTGTCTTTATGTACGTCTTAATCCTGATTATTTTAAGAGCACCAATTCTTAAAAAAATACCTGTACTAAATAAAATAGCGAAATAA
- the glf gene encoding UDP-galactopyranose mutase has protein sequence MTNQFNTKNYDYLIVGAGPFGMIFAHEAAKRGKRSLVVEKRPYIGGNTHTHTEHGITVHDFGAHIFHTDNKEVWDYIRKFAEFNGYQNQVVANYKGTLYNLPFNMNTFYQMWGTKTPDEAHAKIEEQKQIALKDLGDRQPRNLEEQAISLIGTDIYNKLIKGYTEKQWGRKATELPAFIIKRLPVRFIYDNNYFNHRYQGIPVGGYTQIFENMVAESDGLVDVLTDTDFFDYKETLLSEFPRVLYTGMIDQFFDYKFGELEYRSLRFEHEVIDSDNYQGNAVINYTDSETPYTRVMEWKHLDGLADEGKTIITKEYPQEWDRTKEAYYPVNNDKNTQIYKAYATEARKSHPEIIFGGRLGKYRYFDMDQVFNDAFNTVRQEFDIDQNFNFAHDQIK, from the coding sequence ATGACAAATCAATTTAACACAAAAAATTATGACTATTTAATCGTTGGTGCAGGACCATTCGGTATGATTTTTGCACACGAGGCTGCTAAGCGTGGTAAGCGTTCGCTTGTAGTTGAAAAACGTCCCTATATTGGTGGGAACACGCATACGCACACAGAACATGGTATTACTGTTCATGACTTTGGTGCCCACATATTCCATACGGATAATAAAGAGGTATGGGATTATATTCGTAAATTTGCGGAATTTAATGGTTATCAAAACCAAGTAGTTGCTAACTATAAGGGAACACTTTACAACTTGCCATTTAATATGAATACTTTCTATCAGATGTGGGGGACTAAAACACCGGATGAAGCACATGCAAAGATTGAAGAGCAAAAGCAAATTGCATTGAAAGATCTTGGAGATCGCCAACCACGTAACTTAGAAGAACAAGCAATTTCACTAATTGGAACAGATATCTATAACAAACTTATTAAAGGTTATACGGAAAAACAGTGGGGTCGGAAAGCTACTGAATTACCAGCTTTTATTATTAAGCGATTGCCAGTTAGATTTATTTATGATAACAATTATTTCAATCATCGTTACCAAGGTATTCCTGTAGGTGGTTACACTCAAATTTTTGAAAATATGGTCGCAGAGTCCGATGGATTAGTTGATGTTTTGACAGATACTGATTTCTTTGATTACAAGGAAACATTGCTGTCAGAATTTCCGCGTGTTTTGTACACAGGTATGATTGACCAATTCTTCGATTATAAGTTCGGTGAATTAGAATACCGTTCATTACGCTTTGAGCATGAAGTTATTGATTCGGACAACTATCAAGGTAATGCTGTGATTAATTACACAGATTCTGAAACACCCTATACACGTGTAATGGAGTGGAAACACTTAGATGGCCTTGCTGATGAAGGTAAAACAATCATCACAAAGGAATATCCACAAGAATGGGATCGAACAAAAGAAGCCTATTATCCTGTCAATAATGACAAGAATACACAAATATACAAAGCATACGCCACAGAAGCTCGTAAGAGCCATCCAGAAATTATTTTTGGTGGACGCTTAGGAAAGTATCGTTATTTTGATATGGATCAGGTCTTCAACGACGCATTTAATACTGTACGTCAAGAGTTTGACATTGATCAAAATTTTAATTTTGCTCACGATCAAATAAAGTAG